A window of Komagataella phaffii GS115 chromosome 1, complete sequence contains these coding sequences:
- a CDS encoding Zinc finger protein involved in control of meiosis, whose protein sequence is MDYMLLEVVPRTKGTATEVMDTSSSSSSALAAGGGSIGIPTIPGEELIELFPLQDGVSFPSIFYSEDTGDFGTDAMTLVGHTETNNDTTGASSHTSHNHSSLGPMSFDYSTDEAGNVYNENGEVRKKSPCRTTSVSLKSLRTSPPASLPPDVSTFADEHALDFVHAPNSRIHQYRNYQYEIIQGIADEPITCTMYDTSLDPLDNSKPLPESAYGSSFSYPHLPQTISPVIFKKQSSSVSSSVGNTSVNGSTQRKVDEYSGDIAYLGQSCEPTLSLVEQLKKNPVFASKLLETKKGSYKCSHCAQYFSNLMLFAAHIDKFQLERRYRCTYDTCVWSVIGLPRLAEFKRHYYSQHSGTKIEVARSKEKKFQCQQSNCNKYFARKDSLLRHQKLVHDNINSRFNKRIRAGRPGRPGRD, encoded by the coding sequence ATGGATTACATGTTGCTTGAGGTAGTTCCTAGGACTAAGGGCACAGCCACAGAGGTCATGGACacgtcttcatcttcatcatctgcCTTAGCAGCTGGTGGAGGATCGATAGGAATACCGACTATTCCAGGAGAAGAATTGATTGAACTGTTCCCTTTGCAAGATGGTGTTAGTTTTCCATCGATTTTTTATTCTGAGGACACCGGAGATTTTGGAACAGATGCAATGACGTTGGTTGGACATACAGAAACAAACAATGATACAACTGGCGCAAGTTCTCACACAAGCCACAATCATTCTTCTCTAGGTCCAATGTCATTTGATTATTCCACAGACGAAGCTGGAAATGTTTACAATGAGAATGGAGAAGTGAGGAAAAAGTCACCATGTCGAACAACTTCAGTTTCCTTGAAATCACTTAGAACCTCACCTCCTGCTTCACTACCTCCAGATGTTTCCACTTTTGCAGACGAGCACGCTTTAGATTTTGTTCATGCCCCAAACTCTCGGATTCACCAGTATCGCAATTATCAGTATGAAATAATCCAGGGTATCGCAGATGAGCCCATTACATGTACAATGTACGACACATCCCTGGATCCTTTAGATAACTCCAAACCTTTACCTGAATCAGCCTATGGGTCCAGCTTCTCATATCCACATCTGCCTCAAACCATCTCACCAGTTATATTTAAAAAGCAAAGTTCAAGTGTTTCATCGTCTGTAGGCAATACGTCAGTTAATGGGTCAACACAAAGAAAGGTTGACGAATATTCGGGTGATATTGCCTACTTGGGTCAGTCATGCGAACCTactctttctcttgttGAACAGCTCAAAAAGAATCCGGTTTTTGCGTCTAAActtcttgaaacaaaaaaggGATCCTATAAATGCTCCCACTGTGCGCAGTATTTTTCGAATCTAATGCTATTTGCCGCTCACATTGACAAATTTCAGCTGGAGCGACGGTATCGGTGTACTTACGACACTTGCGTATGGTCCGTCATTGGCTTACCAAGACTGGCGGAGTTCAAACGTCATTACTACTCTCAGCATTCaggaacaaaaattgaagttgCTCGCAGTaaggaaaagaagtttCAGTGCCAGCAAAGTAACTGCAACAAGTACTTTGCCCGGAAGGATTCACTCCTCAGGCATCAAAAACTGGTTCATGATAATATTAACAGTCgcttcaacaaaagaatAAGAGCAGGCCGACCGGGACGACCAGGACGTGATTGA